One genomic window of Cystobacter ferrugineus includes the following:
- a CDS encoding ATP-binding protein, whose product MPKSRRHLTPGELGRYRVLVGSTLLLTATSLVLALSSALGVNGGAPLVKSGTGAAIGFMSILVYLRAGGVLRLGALLVCGTMLTGYLLTTFLMPRQIVASHAASLLIPLLAVYLMGVKAGLVFTGFICLNSGLLLPLYQSGFGSREPIFANTQAWIAGALDSLILLLGWGLSSLFGIARDEASATVRDSERKLHSLLESTADPVCSLDEQGRLITSNTVARKMFQEMYGRELRPGTELDQRSDPVVQEQWRTSLRRALRGESVRFEWVRRSPQRTWVLDVALHPMWGEGERPVGVTLFGRDITERKEAEAKLGELHRGMMEVSRQAGMAEMATGVLHNVGNMFNSVNVSASLVLERLQGSRTASLLRASELLREHEANLSTFLTEDTRGRQLPRYLSTVSRHLVQEQEELLTEMKELLRNVEHIREVVSLQQENARVVGRVELVTVPELIDNALRLHLDSFERLGIRIQREYAEVAPLPLDRHRLLQILVNLLGNARHALAESGRDDKQLSLRVRREGEEWLRIEVEDNGVGIAPEHLTRLFSHGFTTKKDGHGFGLHSSALAAEAMKGRLRCESQGKGHGARFTLDLPLNARETPA is encoded by the coding sequence TTGCCCAAGAGCCGACGCCACCTGACACCAGGTGAGCTGGGCCGCTACCGGGTCCTGGTGGGCAGCACCCTCCTTCTGACAGCCACGTCCCTGGTGCTCGCACTCAGCTCCGCCCTGGGAGTGAACGGGGGCGCGCCGCTGGTGAAGAGCGGCACGGGCGCCGCGATCGGCTTCATGTCGATCCTGGTGTACCTGAGAGCGGGAGGCGTGCTCCGGCTCGGGGCGCTCCTGGTCTGCGGAACCATGCTGACCGGGTACCTGCTGACGACGTTCTTGATGCCCCGTCAGATCGTCGCCTCGCATGCGGCCAGCCTGCTCATCCCCCTGTTGGCCGTCTACTTGATGGGAGTGAAAGCCGGGCTCGTCTTCACGGGTTTCATCTGTCTCAACTCGGGGCTCCTCCTCCCCCTCTACCAGTCGGGGTTTGGAAGCCGGGAGCCGATCTTCGCCAACACCCAGGCGTGGATCGCCGGAGCGCTCGACTCCCTCATCCTGCTGCTCGGCTGGGGACTGAGTTCGCTGTTTGGCATCGCGCGGGACGAGGCCTCCGCCACGGTCCGCGACAGTGAGCGCAAGCTGCACAGCCTGCTGGAGAGCACGGCGGATCCGGTGTGCTCGCTCGACGAGCAGGGGCGCCTCATCACGTCCAATACCGTGGCGAGGAAGATGTTCCAGGAGATGTACGGCAGGGAGCTGCGCCCGGGGACCGAGCTGGATCAACGCAGCGACCCCGTCGTGCAGGAGCAATGGCGCACCAGCCTGCGGCGTGCCCTGCGCGGAGAGAGCGTCCGCTTCGAGTGGGTCAGGCGGAGCCCCCAGCGCACCTGGGTGCTCGATGTGGCGCTCCACCCCATGTGGGGAGAGGGGGAGCGGCCCGTGGGGGTGACGCTCTTCGGGCGGGACATCACGGAGCGCAAGGAGGCCGAGGCGAAGCTGGGAGAGCTGCACCGGGGTATGATGGAGGTGTCGCGCCAGGCGGGCATGGCGGAGATGGCCACGGGAGTGCTGCACAACGTGGGCAACATGTTCAACAGCGTCAACGTCTCCGCGTCGCTCGTCCTCGAGCGGCTGCAAGGCTCGCGCACCGCGTCCCTGCTGCGTGCCTCGGAGCTGCTGCGCGAGCACGAAGCGAACCTGTCCACCTTCCTGACGGAGGACACCCGGGGGCGTCAGCTTCCGCGGTACCTGTCCACGGTGTCCCGGCACCTGGTGCAGGAGCAGGAGGAGCTGCTCACGGAGATGAAGGAACTGCTGCGCAACGTGGAGCACATCCGCGAGGTGGTGAGCCTGCAGCAGGAGAACGCCCGCGTCGTGGGCCGGGTGGAGCTGGTCACGGTGCCCGAGCTGATCGACAACGCGCTGCGCCTGCACCTGGACTCCTTCGAGCGTCTGGGCATCCGCATCCAACGCGAGTACGCCGAGGTGGCACCGCTGCCGCTGGACCGGCACCGGCTGCTACAGATCCTCGTGAACCTGCTGGGCAACGCGCGGCATGCGCTGGCGGAGAGCGGACGCGATGACAAGCAGTTGTCGCTGCGCGTGCGGCGCGAGGGCGAGGAGTGGCTGCGCATCGAAGTGGAAGACAATGGGGTGGGCATCGCCCCGGAGCACCTGACGCGGCTGTTCTCCCACGGCTTCACCACCAAGAAGGACGGCCATGGCTTCGGCCTCCACTCCAGCGCGCTGGCCGCCGAGGCGATGAAGGGCCGGCTGCGCTGTGAAAGCCAGGGGAAGGGCCATGGCGCGCGCTTCACCCTGGATCTGCCCCTGAACGCGCGGGAAACCCCGGCCTGA
- a CDS encoding glycoside hydrolase family 3 C-terminal domain-containing protein: protein MSEQIKDYKARAQQLVSQMTLEEKALLMSGNGAWMTHKVERLGIPSIFMADGPHGLRKALGPNTADSVPATCFPTASALASSWNPELIGEIGAALAREAQANDVQLLLGPGNNMKRSPLGGRNFEYFSEDPFLAGHLTAAYIKGLQGQGVGSTLKHFAVNNQEHERMVSSSIVDERTLHEIYLPGFEIAVTQAQPWAIMCSYNKINGVYASENHLLLEDILRDAWGFQGYVVSDWGAVHDRVKGIMAGLNLEMPGSGDVNRKKIIEAVTAGQLPESRLDEVVAGLLAVVLLASERRRSGARFDVDAHHALARRAAGESIILLKNEDELLPLETGGKKKIAVIGAFARDPRYQGAGSSQVNPTRISNAYAELAAILGGEERLSYASGYDLEGVTTAQLLEEARQQAKNADLAIVFAGLPDSHESEGFDRSTLDIPEGHNRLIDAVSQVQPNTVVVLMNGSAITMPWVGRVKAILEGWLTGQAGGGAIADILTGKVNPSAKLAETFPARLEDTPTFTEFPGLNQQARYGEGVFIGYRYYDKKNITPLFPFGFGLSYTTFAYSELSFSAPSIQDTESLTVELKVKNTGKVAGKEIVQLYVREDKPVVSRPDKELKAFTKVALEPGEEKTVRFTLSRRDFAYYNTNLHRWSVNPGRFDILVGGSSRNLPLRKHVLVEVAQQEVVSLSRHSLVKEFKEHPKGKEFYPQLVGVIMGGATEEPGSVKRTPEEERARKKAEMSTLVFAHDMPVYKLVLFSEGKFSEQRLNDILARVQ from the coding sequence ATGTCCGAACAAATCAAAGACTACAAGGCCAGAGCGCAGCAGCTGGTGTCCCAGATGACGCTGGAGGAGAAAGCCCTGCTCATGTCTGGCAATGGCGCGTGGATGACCCACAAGGTCGAACGCCTGGGAATTCCTTCCATCTTCATGGCGGATGGCCCGCATGGGCTCCGGAAGGCATTGGGACCCAATACGGCGGACAGCGTCCCCGCGACCTGCTTCCCCACCGCGTCCGCCCTGGCCTCGAGCTGGAATCCGGAGCTCATCGGAGAGATTGGCGCGGCCCTGGCGCGCGAGGCGCAGGCCAATGACGTCCAGCTCTTGCTGGGTCCGGGCAACAACATGAAGCGCTCTCCCCTGGGCGGGCGCAACTTCGAGTACTTCTCCGAGGATCCCTTCCTGGCCGGCCACCTGACGGCCGCGTACATCAAGGGGCTGCAGGGCCAGGGGGTGGGCAGCACCCTGAAGCACTTCGCGGTGAACAATCAGGAACACGAGCGGATGGTGAGCAGCTCCATCGTGGATGAGCGCACCCTGCACGAAATCTACCTGCCCGGTTTCGAGATCGCCGTCACCCAGGCGCAGCCGTGGGCGATCATGTGCTCCTACAACAAGATCAACGGCGTCTATGCCTCCGAGAACCACCTGCTGCTCGAGGACATCCTCCGGGATGCGTGGGGCTTCCAGGGGTACGTGGTGTCCGACTGGGGCGCCGTCCATGACCGCGTGAAGGGCATCATGGCCGGGTTGAACCTGGAGATGCCCGGCAGTGGCGACGTGAACCGCAAGAAGATCATCGAGGCCGTCACCGCGGGCCAGCTCCCGGAGTCCCGCCTGGACGAGGTGGTGGCCGGACTGCTCGCCGTGGTCCTCCTGGCCTCGGAGCGCCGCCGGAGCGGCGCGCGCTTCGACGTGGACGCGCACCATGCCCTGGCGCGGCGGGCGGCGGGCGAGAGCATCATCCTCCTGAAGAACGAGGACGAGCTGCTGCCGCTGGAGACCGGAGGAAAGAAGAAGATCGCCGTGATTGGCGCGTTCGCCAGGGATCCCCGCTACCAGGGCGCTGGAAGCTCGCAGGTGAATCCGACCCGCATCTCCAACGCCTATGCCGAGCTGGCGGCGATCCTCGGCGGCGAGGAGCGCCTGTCCTACGCGAGCGGCTATGACCTCGAGGGCGTCACCACCGCGCAGCTTCTCGAGGAGGCGCGGCAGCAGGCGAAGAACGCGGACCTGGCCATCGTCTTCGCCGGGCTGCCGGACAGCCACGAGTCCGAGGGCTTCGATCGCTCCACCCTGGACATCCCCGAGGGCCACAACCGGCTGATCGACGCGGTCAGCCAGGTGCAGCCCAACACGGTGGTGGTGTTGATGAACGGCTCGGCCATCACCATGCCCTGGGTGGGCCGGGTGAAGGCCATCCTGGAGGGCTGGCTGACGGGACAGGCGGGCGGAGGCGCCATCGCCGACATCCTGACCGGCAAGGTCAATCCCTCGGCGAAGCTGGCGGAGACCTTCCCGGCGCGGTTGGAGGACACGCCGACCTTCACCGAGTTCCCCGGCCTCAACCAGCAGGCCCGCTACGGCGAGGGCGTCTTCATCGGCTACCGGTACTACGACAAGAAGAACATCACGCCGCTGTTCCCGTTTGGTTTTGGCCTGAGCTACACGACCTTCGCCTACTCGGAGCTGTCCTTCAGCGCGCCGTCCATCCAGGACACCGAGAGCCTGACCGTGGAGCTGAAGGTCAAGAACACGGGGAAGGTGGCGGGCAAGGAGATCGTCCAGCTCTACGTCCGCGAGGACAAGCCCGTGGTGAGCCGTCCGGACAAGGAGCTCAAGGCCTTCACCAAGGTGGCGCTCGAGCCCGGCGAGGAGAAGACGGTGCGCTTCACGCTGAGCCGGCGTGACTTCGCCTACTACAACACCAACCTCCACCGCTGGTCCGTCAACCCGGGCCGCTTCGACATCCTGGTGGGTGGCTCGTCCCGCAACCTGCCCCTGCGCAAGCACGTCCTGGTGGAGGTGGCCCAGCAGGAGGTGGTCTCGCTGTCACGCCACTCCCTGGTGAAGGAGTTCAAGGAGCACCCCAAGGGCAAGGAGTTCTACCCGCAGCTCGTGGGCGTCATCATGGGCGGGGCGACCGAGGAGCCTGGCTCCGTCAAGCGCACGCCCGAGGAGGAGCGCGCCCGGAAGAAGGCCGAGATGTCGACGCTGGTGTTCGCCCACGACATGCCCGTCTACAAGCTGGTGCTCTTCTCCGAGGGCAAGTTCTCCGAGCAGAGGCTCAACGACATCCTGGCGCGGGTGCAGTAG
- a CDS encoding ABC transporter substrate-binding protein produces the protein MNNQWMQRRLVVMCMGLVSLGGLAGCSKSKQQEGSTPAATATAPAAAKATAVTIAQEAQTSWIRNFNPLLASSSSRWPTRAGIYEPMLIFNVLKADYVPWLAEKYTWGEGNKTLTFSLRPGVKWSDGQAFTAKDVAFTFELLKKHKALDLSSVWAFLEGVQAKDDATVEFTFSRVFVPGLLYIAQQPIVPEHKWKDVADPVSYKNENPVATGPFTEIKVFQNQVWEIGRNPNYWQQGKPYVQSLRFPAYPGNDQANLALLNGEVDYAGNFVPDIERLYVSKDKENNHYWFPLVGNTVILYANTTKKPFDDVRVRKAISMAIDREQIVKVAMYNYTRPSDATGLSDTHNSWRNPKAVESGDWVKFDAAKAGALLDEAGYKRGDDGIRVGPDKKPLRYDVNVVTGWSDWVRAAQIIAQNLKQVGIDATLKTYDFSPWFERIQKGEFDLSMGWSSEEPNPYYVYRDFLGTETVQPVGTVAARNWHRFGHKDADALLKAFEATSDPAEQKKISDQLQVLFVENAPVIPLFPGPSWGEYSTRRFTGFPNQDNPYAKLTPNAPPENLLVLTEIKPKQ, from the coding sequence ATGAACAACCAGTGGATGCAACGCCGGCTAGTCGTGATGTGCATGGGTCTTGTCTCCTTGGGGGGACTGGCGGGCTGTTCGAAGAGCAAGCAACAGGAGGGGAGCACGCCGGCGGCCACCGCGACGGCTCCCGCGGCGGCGAAGGCCACGGCCGTCACCATCGCCCAGGAGGCGCAGACCTCCTGGATTCGCAACTTCAATCCCCTGCTGGCCAGCAGCAGCTCGCGCTGGCCCACCCGCGCGGGCATCTACGAGCCCATGCTCATCTTCAACGTGCTCAAGGCGGACTACGTGCCGTGGCTCGCCGAGAAGTACACGTGGGGCGAGGGCAACAAGACGCTCACCTTCTCCCTGCGTCCGGGAGTGAAGTGGTCGGACGGCCAGGCGTTCACCGCCAAGGACGTGGCCTTCACCTTCGAGCTGCTCAAGAAGCACAAGGCGTTGGATCTCTCGAGCGTCTGGGCGTTCCTCGAGGGCGTGCAGGCCAAGGATGACGCCACGGTGGAGTTCACCTTCAGCCGCGTCTTCGTGCCCGGCCTGCTCTACATCGCGCAGCAGCCGATCGTCCCCGAGCACAAGTGGAAGGACGTCGCCGACCCGGTCTCCTACAAGAACGAGAACCCCGTGGCCACGGGGCCCTTCACGGAGATCAAGGTCTTCCAGAACCAGGTCTGGGAGATTGGCCGCAACCCGAACTACTGGCAGCAGGGCAAGCCCTACGTCCAGTCCCTGCGCTTCCCGGCCTATCCCGGCAACGACCAGGCCAACCTCGCGCTCCTCAATGGCGAGGTGGACTACGCGGGCAACTTCGTGCCGGACATCGAGCGGCTCTACGTGAGCAAGGACAAGGAGAACAATCACTACTGGTTCCCGCTCGTGGGCAACACGGTGATTCTCTACGCCAACACCACGAAGAAGCCCTTCGACGACGTGCGCGTGCGCAAGGCGATCAGCATGGCGATCGACCGCGAGCAGATCGTCAAGGTCGCCATGTACAACTACACGCGGCCCTCGGACGCCACGGGCCTGAGCGACACCCACAACAGCTGGCGCAACCCCAAGGCCGTGGAGTCCGGTGACTGGGTGAAGTTCGACGCCGCCAAGGCGGGCGCCCTGCTGGACGAGGCGGGCTACAAGCGCGGCGACGATGGCATTCGCGTGGGACCGGACAAGAAGCCCCTGCGCTACGACGTCAACGTGGTGACGGGCTGGTCCGACTGGGTGCGCGCCGCGCAGATCATCGCGCAGAACCTGAAGCAGGTGGGCATCGACGCGACCCTGAAGACCTACGACTTCAGCCCCTGGTTCGAGCGCATCCAGAAGGGCGAGTTCGATCTGTCCATGGGCTGGTCCTCCGAGGAGCCCAATCCGTACTACGTCTACCGCGACTTCCTCGGCACCGAGACGGTGCAGCCGGTGGGCACGGTCGCGGCGCGCAACTGGCACCGCTTCGGCCACAAGGACGCGGACGCGCTGCTCAAGGCGTTCGAGGCCACGAGCGATCCCGCGGAGCAGAAGAAGATCTCCGATCAGCTCCAGGTGCTCTTCGTGGAGAACGCGCCGGTCATCCCGCTCTTCCCCGGCCCGTCCTGGGGTGAGTACAGCACGCGCCGCTTCACGGGTTTCCCCAACCAGGACAACCCCTACGCGAAGCTCACGCCCAACGCCCCCCCGGAGAACCTCCTCGTCCTGACGGAGATCAAGCCCAAGCAGTAG
- a CDS encoding chemotaxis protein CheB: MNGADILSSSGIRPEAFRGRISAVVLGVSAGGVEALSFLLPLLPRTFRPALLIVLHIPPERPSLLVDIFAPRCALPVREAQDKEPVKPGTVYFAPPDYHLMVDKGPTLSLSVDEPVHYSRPSIDVLFESAAYIYGARLAAVILTGANEDGAQGLAAVRAAGGVTLVQSPETAHMPVMPAAALARGPVDFVLPLEQLAQVLNAMGAESKA, translated from the coding sequence GTGAACGGCGCGGACATCCTCAGCTCCAGCGGAATCAGGCCCGAGGCATTCCGGGGCCGCATCTCCGCCGTCGTGCTGGGCGTGTCCGCGGGAGGCGTGGAAGCACTGTCCTTCCTCCTGCCGCTGCTGCCGCGCACCTTCCGTCCCGCCCTGCTGATCGTCCTGCACATTCCGCCCGAGCGGCCCAGCCTGCTCGTCGACATCTTCGCGCCCCGGTGCGCCCTGCCAGTGAGGGAGGCCCAGGACAAGGAGCCGGTGAAGCCGGGAACGGTCTACTTCGCGCCCCCGGACTACCACCTGATGGTGGACAAGGGGCCCACCCTGTCGCTCTCGGTGGATGAACCCGTCCACTACTCGCGCCCTTCCATCGACGTGCTGTTCGAATCGGCGGCGTACATCTACGGCGCCCGGCTCGCGGCCGTCATCCTCACGGGCGCCAACGAGGATGGGGCACAAGGCCTCGCGGCGGTGCGCGCGGCGGGGGGCGTCACGCTGGTGCAGTCACCCGAGACCGCGCACATGCCCGTCATGCCCGCCGCGGCCCTCGCCCGGGGACCCGTGGACTTCGTGCTGCCCCTCGAGCAGCTCGCCCAGGTGCTCAACGCCATGGGCGCGGAGTCGAAGGCCTGA
- a CDS encoding CARDB domain-containing protein, with translation MKASLGALSLMALLGCQTPEPSATGASEATSPLVTGPDFVVTELSGPPSALPGNAFEVSATVCNHGGQGGSTKATLFLSADTVLSEQKDYPGGQLYLPYLGPGQCSRQTTMMDARVPAEGLWHVGALLDSLGDENPGNNTRFSAPMGIGIQADFVVTSVKGPASVEFGQPLTAQVTVCNQGTRTESTQVMLVLSQDEHIRLPSPSAPPEDQVMGDAPVPPLAPGQCTTVSIFSSSVYPPPTNTPDVRAFHLGAVVDPFNSVPEFTENNTHPGYLLGVGYAPDFVITSVKGQASVDFGQPLTAQVTVCNQGTRARETRVLLLLSQDEHIRLPSPTTPPEDQIVGDAPVPPLAPNQCTTVSISSSSIYPPPMSPPDVRAFHLGAVVDPYYAPEELRTDNNTHPGYLLGVGYGPDFAITAVKGPASVDFGQPLTAQVTVCNQGTRARDTRVFLFLSQDENIRLPSPSAPPEDQILGDAPVPPLAPGQCTTVSIPSSSIYPPPTSPPNVRAFHLGAVVDPYYAPEELRTDNNTHPGYLLGIGNAPDFVITSVKGPASVDFGQPLTAQITVCNQGTRARDTRVFLFLSQDENIRLPSPSAPPEDQIVGDAPVPPLTPGQCTTVSIPSNSIYPPPMSPPDVRAFHLGAVVDPYYAPEELRTDNNTHPGYLLGIGNAPDFVITAVKGPASVEHGQPLTAQVTICNQGTRTESTQVMLVLSQDENIRLPSPSAPPEDQVVGGTPVSPLAPNQCATVSISASSIYPPPMSPPDVRTFHLGAVVDPYASPSELRTDNNTHPGYLLGVGQEADFVITSVKGPASVDFGQPLTAQVTVCNQGTRPYDSRVFLLLSEDENIRLPSPSAPPEDQVVGDAPVPPLAPNQCATVSISASSISPPPMSPPGTRTFHLGAMVDPNYVPKEFRTDNNTHSGYLLSMGQDADFVITSVESPVFVRSGQSLVTQVNVCNQGTLAASTRVSVLLSTDTIFRLPSPSAPSTDVIVGEAQTGLLRPGWCETVSITGNALPPPSTNPDTQGLAYVGAVVNLDQTNPELRVDNNTLLGGWIYIAP, from the coding sequence ATGAAAGCGAGCCTGGGAGCCCTCTCCTTGATGGCCCTCCTGGGATGCCAGACGCCGGAGCCGTCCGCGACGGGCGCGAGTGAGGCCACGAGCCCACTGGTCACCGGGCCTGATTTCGTGGTGACGGAGTTGAGCGGTCCTCCCAGCGCGTTGCCGGGAAACGCCTTCGAGGTCTCGGCCACGGTGTGCAACCACGGAGGACAGGGAGGCTCCACGAAGGCGACGTTGTTCCTCTCCGCGGACACCGTCCTCTCCGAACAGAAGGACTACCCCGGGGGACAGCTCTACCTGCCCTATCTGGGACCCGGGCAGTGCTCGCGGCAGACGACGATGATGGACGCCCGGGTGCCCGCGGAGGGTCTCTGGCACGTGGGAGCACTCCTCGATTCCCTCGGGGATGAGAACCCGGGCAACAACACGCGCTTCAGCGCGCCGATGGGCATCGGCATCCAGGCGGACTTCGTCGTCACCTCGGTGAAGGGCCCCGCCAGCGTGGAGTTCGGCCAGCCCCTCACCGCCCAGGTCACCGTCTGCAACCAGGGCACCCGGACCGAGAGCACCCAGGTGATGCTCGTGTTGTCCCAGGACGAGCACATCCGCCTCCCGTCGCCCTCCGCTCCTCCCGAGGACCAGGTCATGGGTGACGCGCCGGTGCCACCACTGGCCCCCGGCCAGTGCACCACGGTGTCCATCTTCTCCAGCAGCGTCTATCCGCCGCCCACGAACACGCCCGACGTGCGTGCCTTCCACCTGGGTGCCGTGGTGGACCCGTTCAACTCCGTCCCGGAGTTCACCGAGAACAACACCCACCCGGGCTACCTGCTGGGCGTGGGGTATGCGCCGGACTTCGTCATCACCTCGGTGAAGGGTCAGGCCAGCGTGGACTTCGGCCAGCCCCTCACCGCCCAGGTCACCGTCTGCAACCAGGGCACCCGCGCCCGGGAAACCCGCGTGCTCCTCCTCCTGTCCCAGGACGAGCACATCCGCCTGCCCTCGCCTACCACCCCTCCCGAGGACCAGATCGTGGGTGACGCACCGGTGCCGCCATTGGCTCCCAACCAGTGCACCACGGTGTCCATCTCCTCCAGCAGCATCTATCCGCCGCCCATGAGCCCGCCCGATGTGCGTGCCTTCCACCTGGGCGCCGTGGTGGACCCGTACTACGCCCCCGAGGAGCTGCGCACGGACAACAACACCCACCCGGGCTACCTGCTGGGCGTGGGGTATGGGCCGGACTTCGCCATCACCGCGGTCAAGGGCCCCGCTAGCGTGGACTTCGGCCAGCCCCTCACCGCCCAGGTCACCGTCTGCAACCAGGGCACCCGCGCCCGGGACACCCGCGTGTTCCTCTTCCTGTCCCAGGACGAGAACATCCGCCTCCCCTCGCCGTCCGCTCCTCCCGAGGATCAGATCCTGGGTGATGCGCCGGTGCCGCCGCTGGCTCCCGGCCAGTGCACCACGGTGTCCATCCCCTCCAGCAGCATCTATCCGCCGCCCACGAGCCCGCCCAACGTGCGCGCCTTCCACCTGGGCGCCGTGGTGGACCCGTACTACGCCCCCGAGGAGCTGCGTACGGACAACAACACCCACCCGGGCTACCTGCTGGGCATCGGGAATGCGCCGGACTTCGTCATCACCTCGGTCAAGGGCCCGGCCAGCGTGGACTTCGGCCAGCCCCTCACCGCCCAGATCACCGTCTGCAACCAGGGCACCCGCGCCCGGGACACCCGCGTGTTCCTCTTCCTGTCCCAGGACGAGAACATCCGCCTCCCCTCGCCGTCCGCTCCTCCCGAGGATCAGATCGTGGGTGACGCGCCGGTGCCGCCGCTGACCCCCGGCCAGTGCACCACGGTGTCCATCCCCTCCAACAGCATCTATCCGCCGCCCATGAGCCCGCCCGATGTGCGTGCCTTCCACCTGGGCGCCGTGGTGGACCCGTACTACGCCCCCGAGGAGCTGCGTACGGACAACAACACCCACCCGGGCTACCTGCTGGGCATCGGGAATGCGCCGGACTTCGTCATCACCGCGGTGAAGGGCCCGGCCAGCGTGGAGCACGGCCAGCCCCTCACCGCCCAGGTCACCATCTGCAACCAGGGCACCCGGACCGAGAGCACCCAGGTGATGCTCGTGTTGTCCCAGGACGAGAACATCCGCCTCCCGTCGCCCTCCGCTCCTCCCGAGGACCAGGTCGTGGGCGGCACGCCGGTGTCGCCGCTGGCCCCCAACCAGTGCGCCACGGTGTCCATCTCCGCCAGCAGCATCTATCCGCCACCCATGAGCCCACCCGACGTGCGCACCTTCCACCTGGGCGCCGTGGTGGACCCGTACGCCTCCCCCAGTGAACTGCGCACGGACAACAACACCCACCCGGGCTACCTGCTGGGCGTGGGCCAAGAGGCGGACTTCGTCATCACCTCGGTGAAGGGTCCGGCCAGCGTGGACTTCGGCCAGCCCCTCACCGCCCAGGTCACCGTCTGCAACCAGGGCACCCGCCCCTACGACAGCCGCGTGTTCCTCCTCCTGTCCGAGGACGAGAACATCCGCCTCCCCTCGCCGTCCGCTCCTCCCGAGGACCAGGTCGTGGGTGACGCGCCGGTGCCGCCACTGGCCCCCAACCAGTGCGCCACGGTGTCCATCTCCGCCAGCAGCATCTCTCCGCCGCCCATGAGCCCGCCCGGCACGCGCACCTTCCACCTGGGCGCCATGGTGGACCCGAACTACGTCCCCAAGGAGTTCCGCACGGACAACAACACCCACTCCGGCTATCTGCTGAGCATGGGCCAGGACGCGGACTTCGTCATCACCTCGGTGGAGAGCCCCGTGTTCGTCCGGAGCGGACAGAGCCTCGTCACCCAGGTGAACGTCTGCAACCAGGGCACCCTGGCCGCGAGCACCCGGGTGAGCGTGCTCCTGTCCACGGACACCATCTTCCGCCTCCCCTCTCCGTCCGCGCCTTCCACGGATGTCATCGTGGGTGAGGCCCAGACGGGCCTTCTCCGGCCCGGCTGGTGCGAGACCGTGTCCATCACCGGCAATGCCTTGCCCCCGCCGTCGACCAACCCGGACACGCAAGGGCTGGCCTACGTGGGCGCCGTGGTGAATCTGGACCAGACGAACCCCGAGTTGCGCGTGGACAACAACACCCTGCTCGGCGGGTGGATCTACATCGCCCCTTGA
- a CDS encoding siderophore-interacting protein has product MPQPSTVPSGVVESMFHRLVSRRARVREVEPVGDAFRLITLVGEDLENRRWVPGDMIQIGFAGLAGRAYTPLSFDPRTGTTTFLGYVHGHGIASSWLASATIGEQLFLVGPRSALDLDAVNRPMIFFGDETSLGTAAAIRATPGGMREVAFSFEVESAEASRVALERIGVMSGVTLTTREPEDRHLDRIESDLTRALRAAPQTRCIFTGKASSIQRLYKAVRRAGISAKQVTNVAYWEPGRKGFSGVQR; this is encoded by the coding sequence ATGCCCCAGCCGTCCACCGTGCCTTCGGGCGTCGTCGAGTCCATGTTCCATCGCCTCGTCTCGCGCCGCGCGAGGGTTCGCGAAGTCGAGCCCGTGGGCGATGCGTTCCGCCTCATCACTCTCGTCGGAGAAGATCTCGAAAACCGCCGCTGGGTACCCGGTGACATGATCCAGATCGGCTTCGCCGGCCTGGCCGGGCGAGCGTACACGCCACTCTCCTTTGATCCGCGAACCGGCACCACCACGTTTCTCGGTTACGTCCACGGCCACGGCATCGCGTCGAGTTGGCTCGCTTCGGCGACGATCGGAGAGCAACTCTTCCTCGTCGGCCCGCGTTCGGCGCTGGACCTCGACGCCGTGAATCGGCCGATGATCTTCTTCGGCGACGAAACCTCGCTCGGCACCGCGGCCGCGATTCGAGCGACGCCGGGGGGAATGCGAGAGGTTGCGTTCTCGTTCGAGGTGGAATCCGCGGAAGCCTCGCGCGTCGCGCTCGAGCGGATCGGCGTCATGAGCGGTGTGACACTCACCACGCGTGAGCCGGAGGATCGTCACCTCGATCGCATCGAGAGCGACCTCACCAGAGCGCTCCGCGCTGCGCCGCAGACGCGATGCATCTTCACCGGGAAAGCGTCGTCGATCCAGCGCCTCTACAAGGCGGTACGGCGAGCAGGCATCTCCGCGAAACAGGTCACCAACGTCGCCTACTGGGAGCCAGGACGGAAGGGATTCTCCGGTGTTCAGCGCTAG